Proteins from one Podospora pseudocomata strain CBS 415.72m chromosome 4, whole genome shotgun sequence genomic window:
- a CDS encoding hypothetical protein (EggNog:ENOG503PAIE; COG:C; SMCOG1087:hypothetical protein; antiSMASH:Cluster_2): MSVDCSFSGLLSTPRAEGSPCIKVVVHSGFQMPHPVLDTIAFSMSTPHIAIIGAGPCGLTLAQLLEHKGIANYIVYERDDSPNSNRAGGSLDIHPETGQRALREAGLFDKFKECARYADTAFALGDKNGNRIFQMGEGRDAPEIDRAELRKILLDAVPEGKIRWGHILKEVTFGDDGRPRLRFENGTVLSGVRLVVGADGAWSKVRRVITKATPQFAGKAYLEGRIRRGNPLYKTMAGKFGPGMYLAIGDKKITITQRQGDGSYRIYFGFQTPEHFFRTLDLQNVEAIREMLLSSKYYGDWAEGTKDLIRHATDFWAWSLYTLSKEDLSWKSVSGATLCGDAAHVTVPNGEGVNLAMADALELATSIAQHGVEELNEAVAEYEKGMLGRGAETIAQGEMMIEAMFVERPDIFVQKFGPIMGLNN; this comes from the exons ATGAGTGTTGACTGCAGTTTCTCGGGCCTGCTGTCAACACCGAGGGCCGAGGGAAGTCCGTGTATAAAGGTAGTGGTGCACAGCGGCTTTCAGATGCCCCATCCTGTGCTCGATACCATCGCGTTCTCGATGTCTACCCCACATATTGCCATAATTGGCGCCGGCCCATGCGGGCTCACGCTCGCGCAGCTTCTCGAGCACAAAGGAATTGCAAACTACATCGTCTACGAGCGAGATGACAGCCCTAACTCCAATCGTGCGGGGGGCAGCCTAGACATTCATCCCGAAACAGGCCAACGCGCCCTTCGAGAGGCCGGTTTATTCGACAAGTTCAAGGAGTGTGCGAGGTATGCCGACACTGCCTTTGCACTGGGCGACAAAAATGGCAACAGGATATTCCAAATGGGCGAAGGACGTGACGCCCCTGAGATCGACCGCGCCGAACTCCGCAAAATTCTGCTCGATGCCGTGCCTGAGGGCAAGATCAGGTGGGGGCATATTTTGAAAGAAGTGACgtttggagatgatggaaggCCCCGGTTACGCTTTGAAAATGGGACAGTTTTGTCTGGGGTCaggcttgttgttggagccGATGGGGCATGGAGCAAGGTGCGGCGGGTG ATCACGAAAGCAACACCCCAGTTCGCTGGAAAAGCCTATCTCGAAGGAAGGATCCGCCGTGGCAACCCACTCTACAAAACCATGGCTGGAAAATTTGGCCCCGGAATGTACCTGGCCATCGGTGACAAAAAGATCACCATCACACAGAGGCAAGGCGACGGTTCCTACCGCATCTATTTTGGATTCCAAACTCCGGAGCATTTCTTCCGCACACTCGACCTCCAAAACGTTGAAGCCATTCGCGAGATGTTGCTTTCTTCCAAGTATTATGGAGATTGGGCAGAGGGAACCAAAGACCTCATCCGCCACGCAACCGACTTCTGGGCTTGGTCGCTATACACATTGTCGAAAGAGGACCTGAGCTGGAAGTCAGTCTCAGGAGCAACCCTCTGCGGCGACGCTGCTCATGTGACCGTCCCGAATGGAGAGGGGGTCAATCTCGCAATGGCGGACGCGTTGGAGTTGGCCACCAGCATTGCACAGCACGGGGTCGAAGAACTAAATGAAGCGGTTGCAGAATACGAGAAAGGCATGCTCGGGCGTGGTGCTGAAACGATTGCTcagggggagatgatgattgAAGCTATGTTTGTGGAACGACCAGATATCTTTGTCCAAAAGTTTGGCCCGATCATGGGTCTGAATAATTGA
- a CDS encoding hypothetical protein (MEROPS:MER0002489; COG:V; EggNog:ENOG503P18E; antiSMASH:Cluster_2), with protein sequence MVKTTSILSLIVVAAFRLPGADGKPCPPLGAVLPPPRRPSKDSVVAEAVKSLEAVFASMTSRYNASAVSIGVRSIHEDVPLVDLHYTPPIKNKNGTEEVTADTVYRIGSCTKLFTVLSLLQQTKIRWDEPVTRYLPELEENQVHGTEIEAVQWQHVTIGALASHVSGIGRDLAFDLANFPSFPAEKMGLPPLQEKTRARHCSGLGNTTACEEEGERLSGSEMYCEC encoded by the coding sequence ATGGTCAAAACTACAAGCATTCTGTCCCTTATTGTGGTAGCCGCCTTTCGGCTCCCGGGGGCTGACGGTAAGCCCTGCCCTCCTTTGGGCGCGGTTCTACCCCCCCCAAGGCGACCTAGCAAAGATTCAGTCGTCGCGGAAGCTGTGAAGAGTCTTGAAGCTGTATTTGCGAGCATGACATCCCGTTACAACGCATCAGCTGTCTCCATCGGTGTTCGATCAATTCACGAAGATGTTCCGTTGGTCGACCTTCATTACACACCGCcgatcaagaacaagaatGGCACAGAGGAGGTTACGGCTGACACTGTCTATCGTATTGGCAGTTGTACCAAGCTCTTCACTGTCCTTTCTCTGCTCCAGCAGACCAAGATCCGGTGGGATGAACCCGTTACGAGATACCTTCCTGAGCTTGAAGAGAATCAAGTCCATGGAACAGAGATTGAGGCAGTACAGTGGCAACATGTTACTATTGGTGCATTAGCATCTCATGTTTCGGGAATTGGAAGGGACCTTGCTTTTGATCTGGCAAactttccttcctttccagCTGAGAAGATGGGGCTTCCGCCATTACAAGAGAAAACGAGAGCGCGGCACTGCTCTGGGCTGGGGAACACGACAGCCtgtgaagaagagggtgagaGGCTTTCTGGTAGTGAGATGTATTGCGAGTGCTAA
- a CDS encoding hypothetical protein (antiSMASH:Cluster_2; SMCOG1042:O-methyltransferase; COG:S; EggNog:ENOG503NZKP) yields the protein MAITQANIDPTSQTLLQLSSLIQKTINSYISHRQSTIVSSTTEDGLGIPSRPLFDAQRTLLAAAGKLTELVSSPQTRLIEVANQYFEARALHVVADKRIPDILAKREKGVSVTELTQEVGIEARKLSRLLRCLCSIHIFNEIEEDVFANNDISRALVGNEPLRAYIMLFGLDLYTASDHLPRYLSDPEKGHSYAVEVTPWQDAVNTDKPRWDWLEEKAKAGDLKALCENGTNGATSSYPGSFGNTLQEGLTSVAASGKTNGEAANTLVARPEHAIFGLAMLGGGRVYGKAHLFDFPWGELGDATVVDVGGGVGSFSMELSRLYPNLNFVVQDRAPVLQQAETEVWPKEHPKALQSGKVKFWPHNMFEPNPVKGADVYWLRYIMHDWSDDYCVQILSAIKPAMGPHSRILICDQVMNTTFGSAEIEPAPAPLPANWGYYTRYSHQRDLAMLSIINGIERKPAEFKDIIERAGLKLRKIWDCRSQVGLVEVVLPDSQLA from the exons ATGGCGATCACGCAAGCAAACATTGACCCCACCTCTCAAACCCTCTTGCAACTGTCTTCTCTGATCCAGAAGACAATTAATTCTTATATCTCCCATCGCCAGTCCACCATCgtttcctccaccaccgaagATGGTCTTGGTATCCCTTCGCGCCCCCTGTTTGATGCTCAACGGACACtcttggcggcggcaggaAAACTCACGGAGCTTGTTTCGAGTCCTCAGACACGTCTGATTGAGGTTGCTAATCAGTACTTCGAGGCACGGGCTCTGCACGTTGTCGCCGACAAGCGCATCCCCGATATCCTGGCCAAGCGCGAGAAAGGCGTTTCCGTCACCGAGTTGACCCAAGAGGTGGGCATCGAGGCGCGAAAGTTGTCCAGACTCCTTCGCTGTCTCTGCTCCATCCACATTTTCAACGAAATCGAGGAAGATGTTTTTGCCAATAATGACATCTCCCGAGCTCTGGTCGGGAACGAGCCCCTCAGGGCTTACATTATGCTCTT TGGCTTGGACTTGTATACTGCTTCCGACCACCTTCCTCGCTATCTTTCGGACCCCGAAAAAGGCCATTCGTACGCGGTTGAGGTCACCCCGTGGCAGGATGCTGTTAACACCGACAAGCCCCGTTGGGACTGGCTTGAGGAGAAAGCCAAGGCTGGTGATCTCAAAGCCCTCTGTGAGAACGGAACCAACGGTGCCACCAGCTCTTATCCCGGCTCTTTCGGCAACACTCTGCAAGAAGGCCTCACCTCTGTTGCCGCCAGTGGTAAAACAAATGGTGAAGCAGCCAATACTTTGGTGGCAAGACCAGAGCATGCCATTTTCGGGCTGGCCATgctgggtggtggcagagtCTATGGCAAGGCTCACCTGTTTG ATTTCCCTTGGGGTGAATTGGGCGACGCCACTGTTGTCGACGTCGGCGGTGGAGTTG GCTCTTTCAGTATGGAGCTTTCTCGCCTttaccccaacctcaacttcGTTGTCCAAGACCGCGCTCCAGTCCTCCAGCAAGCCGAAACTGAGGTCTGGCCAAAGGAACACCCCAAAGCTTTGCAATCGGGCAAGGTCAAGTTCTGGCCTCACAACATGTTTGAGCCCAACCCAGTGAAGGGGGCAGATGTGTACTGGCTGCGGTACATCATGCACGATTGGTCCGATGATTATTGCGTGCAGATCTTAAGTGCTATCAAGCCGGCTATGGGACCGCACAGCCGAATTCTCATCTG CGATCAAGTAATGAATACCACTTTTGGCTCGGCCGAGATCGAACCAGCGCCCGCGCCCTTGCCGGCCAACTGGGGGTATTACACACGGTACTCCCACCAGCGCGATTTGGCCATGTTGTCAATTATCAATGGCATCGAGAGAAAGCCAGCTGAGTTCAAGGACATTATCGAGCGCGCTGGTCTCAAACTACGCAAGATTTGGGATTGTAGAAGCcaggttggtttggttgaggtggtgttgcctGATTCGCAGCTTGCATAA
- a CDS encoding hypothetical protein (antiSMASH:Cluster_2; SMCOG1050:monooxygenase FAD-binding; EggNog:ENOG503P027; COG:C; COG:H), producing MARALPPHTWENGFKKPIQASATPWVWKNDEQDDDPHSFVTPPSKELLTSTAHNRVGINVIRTWPTLFDGTNNPHGTPDWWKPLDEVDVLIVGAGPSGLEVALSLARQGVSFRIIDKAPTPLIAGRADGVQPRFLETVATWGLASEIAEEGPLIERTAIYLDGKKLLFNRSHQCDSRYRGLHIITQGQIERIFIRDLARHKSLVERERILSKYTVEGQGEYPVRATVKNERTGQEDIVRAKYLVGSDGAASSIRKSLSIPFDGVSTDIYWGIMDCVFETDYPHAWVFGSVISSKHGGCVIIPREDGYIRLYTQLDVSQTGPIAAARQQSDASFAEAGGRVEIETVTPEEVLEQANRIFAPYKLKFAAPLSWFAIWKISERVARSYSSHDNRVHLVGDAAHVHSVMGAFGLNASILDAANLAWKLGLAAKNLADPQALLPTYSLERREHAVRVIEVSGAYLRFVTGSAMPVPNLRNFDALGSSSKANGHQTNGHTNGHTNGVNGHSSDANGDSKQVHLHVESTSASADSPPRTQEDALNFLAQFFQAHGQFLLGVDCPYATSPIAPQTAPLLSSPAPVKLNNGVRAPNPRLCFSDNQTGYLYDLFEGPPKFHILIFGSSFRGEQVRNNIAKLSSVMSSKTGFWTRYGGQDRFTLTVVVKRMPFEAGDDALLDDLTHKLGAKVVFDDRQPDEDAHTTYGANHTKGGVVVIRPDLWVGVTAFPHEAEKIGGYFDGFLVPV from the exons ATGGCTCGCGCACTTCCACCTCACACCTGGGAAAACGGGTTCAAGAAGCCCATTCAAGCATCTGCAACACCGTGGGTCTGGAAGAACGACGAACAGGATGATGATCCTCACTCATTCGTCACGCCGCCATCCAAGGAGCTTCTGACTTCCACGGCACACAACCGGGTCGGAATCAATGTCATTCGAACATGGCCCACTTTGTTTGACGGGACTAACAACCCCCATGGAACGCCTGACTGGTGGAAACCGTTAGACGAGGTCGATGTCCTCATTGTCGGCG CTGGCCCCAGCGGACTAGAGGTGGCACTCAGTCTAGCAAGACAAGGAGTCTCGTTCCGCATCATCG ACAAAGCACCTACCCCCTTGATCGCCGGACGCGCCGATGGTGTCCAACCACGCTTTCTGGAGACAGTAGCTACTTGGGGGCTTGCCTCCGAGATTGCCGAGGAAGGACCACTGATTGAACGAACAGCCATCTATCTTGATGGCAAGAAGCTACTGTTCAACCGTTCTCATCAGTGTGATTCGCGTTATCGTGGATTGCATATCATCACGCAGGGTCAGATCGAACGAATCTTTATCCGGGACTTGGCCAGGCACAAGTCCTTGGTCGAGCGAGAACGAATCCTGTCCAAGTACACGGTAGAGGGCCAAGGTGAATATCCGGTCAGAGCTACGGTCAAGAATGAGCGGACAGGACAGGAGGACATTGTGCGCGCAAAATACTTGGTTGGAAGCGATGGTGCTGCGAGTTCCATCCGGAAGAGCTTGAGCATTCCGTTTGATGGTGTCAGCACAGATATTTACTGGGGTATTATGGACTGCGTTTTTGAAACTGACTACCCCCACGCCTGGGTATTCGG GTCGGTAATCAGTTCCAAGCATGGAGGCTGTGTTATTATCCCAAGAGAAGATGGGTACATCAG ATTGTACACCCAGCTGGATGTTTCGCAGACCGGGCCCATCGCAGCTGCAAGGCAGCAAAGTGACGCATCATTTGCAGAGGCTGGCGGACGCGTCGAGATTGAGACCGTCACCCCTGAAGAAGTTTTGGAACAAGCCAACAGAATTTTTGCCCCTTACAAGCTGAAGTTTGCAGCACCACTTAGTTGGTTTGCCATCTGGAAGA TCTCTGAGCGAGTGGCTCGTTCTTATTCGTCCCATGACAACCGAGTCCACCTGGTCGGTGATGCAGC TCACGTCCATAGCGTCATGGGTGCATTTGGGTTAAATGCATCCATTCTCGATGCAGCAAACCTTGCATGGAAGCTGGGTCTCGCCGCCAAAAACCTTGCTGATCCACAGGCTCTTCTTCCAACATACAGCCTGGAGCGAAGAGAGCACGCAGTTCGTGTAATTGAGGTTTCGGGAGCATACCTTCGCTTTGTCACCGGTTCAGCCATGCCTGTGCCCAACCTTCGCAACTTTGACGCGCTCGGATCAAGCTCCAAGGCAAACGGCCACCAAACCAACGGGCACACCAACGGGCACACCAACGGAGTCAACGGCCACAGCAGTGACGCCAACGGCGACAGCAAGCAAGTCCACCTCCACGTCGAGTCTACTTCTGCGTCAGCAGATTCTCCTCCACGAACACAAGAAGATGCCTTGAACTTCCTCGCCCAGTTCTTCCAAGCTCATGGGCAGTTCCTCCTGGGTGTCGATTGCCCTTACGCAACATCTCCCATTGCTCCCCaaaccgcccccctcctctcttcaCCGGCCCCGGTCAAGCTCAACAACGGCGTCAGGGCGCCCAACCCCCGTCTCTGTTTTTCTGATAACCAGACCGGGTATCTCTACGATCTGTTCGAGGGACCACCGAAATTCCACATCCTAATCTTCGGCTCCTCATTTAGGGGAGAGCAGGTCCGCAACAACATAGCAAAGTTGTCATCTGTGATGTCAAGTAAGACTGGTTTCTGGACTCGTTATGGTGGCCAAGACAGATTTACcttgacggtggtggtgaaacGCATGCCATTTGAGGCAGGCGATGACGCTCTGCTTGATGATCTAACGCATAAGCTTGGAGCAaaggtggtgtttgatgacagGCAACCTGACGAAGATGCGCACACGACATATGGGGCTAACCATACCAAAGGGGGCGTGGTGGTCATCAGACCTGATCTGTGGGTTGGGGTGACTGCGTTTCCGCATGAGGCGGAGAAGATCGGGGGGTACTTTGATGGCTTTCTGGTCCCGGTATAA
- a CDS encoding hypothetical protein (COG:V; EggNog:ENOG503P18E; antiSMASH:Cluster_2) — translation MYSSTRDMLSFGAAILSNRLLSPLATRKWLSPTTFTSSRGHVLGAPWEIQRADRLVPDGRVVDIYTKAGDLGLYHTMFALVPDYDIVVNVMTAGKEVTDEFFVQSDVISQTLKAIIPALDAVTKQEAKKNLAGIYQDKESDSVVELEVDDGPGLAIKEWTVKGFNVLGNFTFYNIAASGRTLPGIARLYPSSLKAGSQKLWRMVFDQVDDERGEPFDEEAVYPDARCVNWGTMDRFTYDFVGLEEFVMTVGKDGAAKSLSPVGFGVSLAKQEYM, via the coding sequence ATGTACTCTTCCACCCGCGACATGCTGTCGTTCGGCGCGGCGATCCTCTCCAACAGACTCTTGTCCCCCCTCGCCACGCGAAAGTGGCTGTCTCCAACCACCTTCACATCCTCTCGCGGCCATGTGCTGGGAGCGCCATGGGAAATCCAGCGTGCCGACCGACTCGTGCCAGATGGAAGAGTGGTAGACATCTATACCAAGGCTGGTGATCTTGGACTATACCACACTATGTTCGCTCTTGTTCCAGACTACGATATTGTCGTCAACGTTATGACTGCTGGCAAAGAGGTCACCGATGAATTCTTTGTTCAGTCAGATGTCATCTCACAGACGCTGAAGGCAATTATCCCGGCACTAGACGCAGTCACAAAGCAAGAGGCTAAGAAAAACCTTGCGGGCATCTACCAGGACAAGGAGAGTGATTCTGTGGTGGAGTTGGAAGTCGATGATGGTCCAGGTCTGGCGATCAAAGAGTGGACGGTGAAGGGCTTCAATGTATTGGGAAACTTTACTTTCTACAATATTGCCGCCAGTGGGAGAACGCTGCCTGGGATCGCGAGGTTGTATCCTTCGAGTCTCAAGGCGGGTAGCCAAAAGTTGTGGAGAATGGTGTTTGATCAGGTAGATGACGAGAGAGGTGAGCCCTTTGATGAGGAAGCTGTTTACCCTGACGCCCGGTGCGTGAATTGGGGTACCATGGATAGGTTTACTTATGACTttgtggggttggaggaATTTGTCATGACGGTTGGGAAAGATGGTGCGGCAAAATCGCTGAGTCCGGTGGGCTTCGGGGTTTCACTCGCCAAACAGGAGTACATGTAA
- the OYE32_2 gene encoding NADH-dependent flavin oxidoreductase (EggNog:ENOG503NUUE; COG:C; SMCOG1217:NADH:flavin oxidoreductase/NADH oxidase; antiSMASH:Cluster_2): MTLLDIVVEPAPGLSYFTPAQNPPAGTAQDPQTSGKPVPKLFQPLTIRGVTFQNRLGLAPLCQYSAQDGHMTDYHIAHLGGIAQRGPGMMMIEATSVSPEGRITPQDVGLWKDSQIGPMKRVIDFVHSQNIKIGVQIAHAGRKASTVPPWLMNQGIVATAKVGGWPDGVISPSDVAFNEHYCQAKAMSKGDIEQFKKNWVAAVKRAMAAGADFVEIHNAHGYLLSSFLSPHANRRTDEYGGSFENRIRLSLEIAKLTREAVGENAPVLLRVSATDWVEETLPEESWTAEDTVKFAQALAAQGCVDLIDISSGGVHPAQKIVSGPAFQAPFAVAVKKAVGDKMLVATVGSITNGRQANKLLEEDGLDVALVGRGFQKDPGLTWTFAQHVDTEIAMASQIRWGFTKRGGSAYIDPSAYKQSIFE, encoded by the exons ATGACACTCCTAGATATCGTCGTTGAGCCTGCACCGGGGCTCTCATACTTTACCCCCGCTCAGAACCCCCCAGCGGGAACCGCCCAAGATCCTCAAACAAGCGGCAAGCCTGTCCCAAAGCTCTTCCAGCCCCTTACCATCCGGGGAGTAACATTCCAGAACCGTTTGGGA CTTGCGCCATTATGCCAGTACTCGGCCCAAGATGGACACATGACTGACTACCATATTGCTCATCTTGGTGGCATCGCCCAACGCGGCCCtggcatgatgatgatcgaAGCCACCTCGGTCTCTCCCGAAGGCCGCATCACCCCACAGGATGTTGGCTTGTGGAAGGACTCCCAGATTGGGCCCATGAAGCGCGTCATCGACTTTGTTCACAGCCAAAACATCAAGATTGGCGTCCAGATTGCCCACGCCGGCCGCAAGGCGTCCACAGTTCCCCCTTGGCTCATGAACCAGGGAATTGTTGCGACTGCCAAGGTGGGAGGATGGCCAGACGGCGTCATCAGCCCCTCAGATGTTGCCTTCAACGAGCATTACTGCCAGGCAAAGGCCATGAGTAAGGGGGATATCGAGCAGTTCAAGAAGAACTGGGTTGCTGCCGTCAAGAGGGCCATGGCTGCCGGGGCGGATTTCGTCGAGATCCACAACGCCCACGGGTACTTGCTGAGCTCTTTCCTTAGCCCACATGCGAACAGAAGAACCGACGAATATGGCGGCAGCTTTGAGAACCGCATCAGACTCAGCCTGGAAATTGCCAAGCTCACAAGAGAGGCAGTGGGCGAGAACGCAcccgtcctcctccgtgTCTCTGCTACCGACTGGGTCGAGGAGACTTTGCCGGAGGAGAGCTGGACAGCCGAGGACACGGTCAAGTTTGCCCAGGCCCTTGCTGCTCAGGGATGCGTTGATTTGATCGACATTTCTTCGGGTGGTGTCCACCCAGCTCAAAAGATTGTATCAGGCCCCGCATTCCAGGCACCATTTGCCGTGGCCGTCAAGAAGGCCGTCGGCGACAAGATGCTTGTGGCCACTGTTGGCTCCATCACCAATGGAAGACAGGCAAACAAGctcttggaggaggatggacttGACGTTGCGCTCGTTGGTCGCGGTTTCCAGAAGGACCCTGGTCTGACGTGGACTTTCGCCCAACATGTCGACACAGAGATCGCCATGGCCAGTCAGATTAGATGGGGTTTCACCAAGCGTGGCGGGTCGGCCTATATTGATCCATCAGCATACAAGCAGAGTATCTTTGAGTAA
- a CDS encoding hypothetical protein (antiSMASH:Cluster_2) has product MRPNTSLLLAWALPLALAVPAPLPVEDRSALEQRNAYLEHLEQRAPNEEGATIEERALLEERCGGGGCGSCTGSGCGGVQVAAVPEVIQSSPCTTCGEVVVPGPPGPPGPPGPPGISSIGPPGPPGMPGGPGPVGPPGLPGGPGPVGPPGLPGGPGPVGPPGLPGGPGPWVLPGWASSDPQDPRDLLDQPLSLTSAMDLGILGDMDMADLASGELGTLDMAMVVMEDMGLECVALGDMEDMAVMEGLVPVVLEGMEDMEDMVGVLAPVDLEVVREQQQDWT; this is encoded by the exons ATGAGACCCAATACATCCCTCCTTTTAGCATGGGCTCTCCCTCTGGCCCTGGCGGTCCCAGCACCACTTCCTGTTGAGGATCGTTCTGCCTTGGAACAACGAAACGCTTATCTGGAACATCTGGAACAACGCGCTCCTAATGAGGAGGGAGCTACTATAGAAGAGCGGGCTCTTCTCGAAGAACggtgcggtggtggcggatgtGGTAGCTGCACAGGTAGCGGGTGCGGTGGTGTCCAAGTCGCCGCCGTTCCAGAAGTTATTCAGAGCAGTCCGTGCACCACGTGCGGGGAGGTTGTCGTTCCTGGACCACCAGGACCACCTGGACCTCCTGGACCGCCAGGAATCTCCAGTATTGGTCCTCCAGGACCTCCTGGAATGCCTGGCGGTCCCGGTCCAGTAGGTCCTCCTGGCCTTCCTGGCGGTCCCGGTCCCGTCGGTCCTCCCGGTCTCCCTGGCGGTCCCGGTCCCGTCGGTCCTCCCGGTCTCCCTGGCGGTCCCGGTCCC TGGGTGCTCCCGGGGTGGGCGTCGTCGGACCCCCAGGACCCCCGGGACCTATTGGACCAACCGCTATCCCTTACCTCAGCTATGGACTTGGGTATCCTGGGGGATATGGATATGGCGGATTTGGCGTCCGGGGAATTGGGTACCCTGGATATGGCTATGGTGGTTATGGAGGATATGGGTTTGGAGTGCGTGGCATTGGGGGATATGGAGGATATGGCGGTtatggagggtttggtgcCCGTGGTTTTGGAGGGTATGGAGGATATGGAGGATATGGTGGGGGTTTTGGCGCCCGTGGATTTGGAGGTCGTCCGTGAACAACAACAGGATTGGACGTGA
- a CDS encoding hypothetical protein (EggNog:ENOG503NUT8; antiSMASH:Cluster_1), which produces MLTPMKTLVVMAIFAAIAAAKELPVNLELKAELYDSGIRHEQIMALKNRVWSEFEAQGAYDSRQYKKFSVKKASDFYACTNGFATYIPNDSRYRFRCKELDLYDFKTHAELGSTQGRGAGSWGWTSPDGREFVAIAQLDGTSFAEVTKQGKLVYLGRLPQYTTAEPSLWREIKGYKSYIVIGSEAEKHGVQIFDLAKLLTVDPASPVVFSNQKDLAGWWGDALPIGRSHNVLTNEELNYGVAVGFQPRNSTYKAGLLFFDLTDPANPTTLGGSGADGYVHDAQCLVYRGPDEKHVGKDICYGYNEDALTIYDVTDKKNITIISTTSYEGASYTHQGWVLDTQWQQYIIADDEYDEVDARGPARDGYPVSYIWDISSLEKPKQTGHYKHLRKGIDHNQFVKDGFSYQSNYALGISVLDLRSVPRDPTGKGIKEVAYFDTYPEDDHLPGGGNVTFTGTWSHYPFLPSGFIVINTMDRGAFVVKKSKGAAW; this is translated from the exons ATGCTGACACCAATGAAGACACTTGTTGTCATGGCAATCTTTGCTGCCATCGCGGCAGCGAAGGAGCTTCCGGTGAATCTGGAGCTCAAGGCCGAGCTCTATGATAGTGGGATCCGCCACGAGCAAATCATGGCTCTCAAAAAT CGTGTCTGGAGTGAGTTCGAAGCCCAAGGTGCCTACGACTCCCGCCAGTACAAAAAGTTTTCCGTCAAAAAGGCCAGCGACTTCTACGCCTGCACCAACGGCTTTGCGACCTACATCCCCAACGACTCACGCTACAGGTTCAGGTGCAAGGAGCTCGACTTGTACGACTTCAAGACCCATGCCGAGCTAGGGAGCACTCAAGGAAGGGGGGCCGGATCATGGGGTTGGACCTCCCCTGACGGAAGAGAATTCGTCGCCATTGCCCAGCTGGACGGGACCTCGTTTGCCGAGGTGACCAAGCAAGGCAAGCTGGTGTACCTTGGTCGTCTCCCACAATACACCACTGCTGAACCGTCTTTGTGGAGAGAGATCAAGGGGTACAAGAGTTACATTGTTATTGGTAGCGAGGCAGAGAAACATGGAGTCCAGATATTCGACTTGGCCAAGTTGCTGACCGTTGACCCAGCGAGTCCCGTGGTCTTCTCCAACCAGAAGGACCTGgcaggatggtggggagatGCCTTGCCTATTGGGCGATCGCATAATGTCTTGACCAACGAGGAGCTGAACTACGGTGTGGCTGTGGGATTCCAGCCCAGGAACTCGACATACAAGGcagggttgttgttcttcGACCTGACGGACCCTGCAAACCCAACCACACTTGGTGGGTCTGGTGCGGACGGCTATGTGCACGATGCCCAGTGCTTGGTGTATCGTGGTCCGGATGAGAAGCATGTTGGCAAAGATATCTGCTATGGGTATAATGAGGATGCGTTGACGAT CTACGACGTAaccgacaagaagaacatcaccatcatatccaccacctcttaCGAAGGCGCCAGCTATACCCACCAGGGATGGGTCTTGGACACCCAGTGGCAACAATATATCATTGCTGACGATGAATACGACGAAGTCGACGCACGCGGTCCTGCACGTGACGGCTACCCCGTCTCGTACATCTGGGACATCAGCTCGCTCGAGAAACCGAAGCAGACGGGACACTACAAGCATCTGAGAAAGGGAATCGACCATAACCAGTTTGTCAAAGATGGCTTCTCGTACCAGAGCAATTAcgcccttggcatcagcgTGCTGGATTTAAGGTCTGTGCCAAGAGATCCCACCGGCAAAGGAATCAAGGAGGTGGCATACTTTGACACATACCCCGAGGACGATCACCTTCCCGGTGGTGGAAATGTCACATTCACTGGCACCTGGAGTCACTACCCGTTCTTACCTAGCGGGTTCATTgtcatcaacaccatggaCCGTGGTGCATTTGTAGTGAAGAAGTCCAAGGGAGCGGCGTGGTAA